One segment of Variovorax sp. PAMC28562 DNA contains the following:
- the murD gene encoding UDP-N-acetylmuramoyl-L-alanine--D-glutamate ligase — translation MKHLQDLHVLVLGLGASGLAMARWCARHGALVTVADTREAPPQLATLQQDVPAATFVGGAFTAALVEGTPVRAVYRSPGLSPEAIAPVADAARAMGLPVAGELDLFAQALADLRIAPDVPEVPVEEAEAGEQTDDDVEADLEVAVALAEDDEEAAVAPLAVIVPPEALKGYTPAVLAVTGTNGKTTVTALTGQLVERAGKTVAVAGNIGPTLLDTLAAHMDADTLPQVWVLELSSFQLDGVQGFEPTAAVVLNVTQDHLDWHGDMVAYAAAKARVFGARGPMILNRDDATVMAMLPPPVRAKLQRPQVRAHVTFGGTMPLRPGDYGIEQINGMGWLVRALEADETQKRKRGAAVEEEIFMQRLMPANALRIRGQHNALNALAALALATAAGCQLAPMLYGLREYRGEPHRVESIATVDEVEYFDDSKGTNVGATVAALNGLGVERKLVVILGGEGKGQDFSPLAEPVRNFARAVVLIGHDAPLITEALASTNVPLVQAASMDEAVQLAARSARPSDAVLLSPACASFDMFRDYGHRAAVFRDAVQALADMPRETSGAPA, via the coding sequence ATGAAGCACCTTCAAGATCTTCACGTGCTGGTTCTGGGCCTCGGTGCGTCCGGCCTGGCGATGGCGCGCTGGTGCGCGCGCCACGGCGCGCTCGTGACCGTCGCCGACACACGTGAAGCGCCGCCGCAACTTGCGACGCTGCAGCAGGATGTGCCCGCCGCGACCTTCGTCGGCGGCGCGTTCACTGCAGCGCTGGTCGAGGGTACGCCGGTGCGTGCGGTGTATCGCTCGCCGGGGCTGTCGCCGGAAGCGATCGCGCCGGTCGCCGATGCGGCGCGCGCGATGGGCCTGCCGGTCGCCGGTGAACTCGACCTGTTCGCGCAGGCGCTCGCCGATCTGCGCATCGCGCCGGACGTGCCTGAAGTGCCTGTCGAGGAAGCCGAAGCCGGCGAACAGACGGACGACGACGTTGAGGCTGATCTCGAAGTTGCCGTCGCGTTGGCCGAAGACGATGAAGAAGCTGCCGTAGCGCCGTTGGCCGTCATCGTTCCGCCCGAAGCGCTCAAAGGCTACACACCCGCCGTACTCGCTGTCACCGGCACCAACGGCAAGACGACCGTCACCGCGCTCACAGGTCAACTGGTCGAGCGCGCCGGCAAGACGGTCGCGGTTGCCGGCAACATCGGCCCGACACTGCTCGACACGCTGGCTGCGCACATGGATGCCGACACGCTGCCGCAGGTGTGGGTGCTCGAACTCTCCAGCTTCCAGCTCGACGGCGTACAGGGCTTCGAGCCGACCGCTGCCGTCGTGCTCAACGTCACGCAAGACCACCTTGACTGGCACGGCGACATGGTGGCCTATGCGGCTGCCAAGGCGCGTGTTTTCGGCGCACGTGGCCCGATGATCCTGAATCGCGACGACGCCACGGTGATGGCGATGTTGCCGCCGCCCGTGCGGGCCAAGCTGCAGCGCCCGCAAGTGCGCGCGCATGTGACCTTCGGCGGCACCATGCCGCTGCGTCCGGGCGACTACGGCATCGAGCAGATCAACGGCATGGGTTGGCTGGTGCGTGCACTCGAAGCCGACGAAACGCAAAAGCGCAAACGTGGTGCGGCGGTCGAAGAAGAGATCTTCATGCAGCGCCTGATGCCGGCCAACGCGCTGCGCATTCGCGGCCAGCACAACGCGCTCAACGCGCTCGCAGCACTGGCGCTCGCCACCGCGGCCGGCTGCCAGCTTGCGCCGATGCTCTACGGCCTGCGCGAGTACCGCGGCGAGCCGCACCGCGTCGAGTCGATCGCCACCGTGGACGAAGTCGAGTACTTCGACGACAGCAAGGGCACCAATGTCGGTGCAACCGTGGCCGCGCTCAATGGCCTCGGTGTCGAGCGCAAGCTGGTCGTGATCCTCGGGGGCGAGGGCAAGGGGCAGGACTTTTCGCCGCTCGCCGAACCGGTGCGCAACTTCGCGCGTGCCGTGGTGCTGATCGGGCACGACGCGCCACTCATCACCGAGGCACTCGCGTCTACCAACGTGCCCTTGGTCCAGGCCGCATCGATGGACGAAGCTGTGCAGCTCGCAGCCCGTAGCGCGCGGCCGAGCGATGCGGTGCTGCTGTCGCCGGCGTGCGCCAGCTTCGACATGTTCCGCGACTACGGCCACCGTGCGGCGGTGTTCCGCGACGCGGTGCAGGCGCTGGCCGATATGCCGCGCGAAACTTCGGGAGCGCCGGCATGA
- the ftsW gene encoding putative lipid II flippase FtsW has product MNTSSATLHTSDAAPGRFGGWFGRAKRSIDALPIHLPVHLGSAGTTQTKAAPMRVLGFDQALVWVTIALLAWGMVMVYSASIALPDNPRFIRQGYGPYFFLTRHIASLIVAFIAALLTFQIPMKTWERVAPWLFVVSLLLLVAVLIPHVGISVNGARRWLPLGFMRFQPSELAKVAMVLYAASYMVRKMEIKERFFRAVLPMGIAVVVVGMLLLAEPDMGAFMVIAVIAMGILFLGGVNARMFFVIAMLVVVAFASIVASSSWRRERIFAYLDPWSEHNALGKGYQLSHSLIAIGRGEIWGVGLGGSVEKLHWLPEAHTDFLLAVIGEEFGLVGVLLAIGLFLWLTRRVMHIGRQAIALDRVFSGLVAQGIGIWIGFQTFINMGVNLGALPTKGLTLPLMSFGGSAILFNLIALAVVLRIDYENRVLMRGGRV; this is encoded by the coding sequence ATGAACACCAGTTCCGCGACGTTGCACACTTCCGATGCCGCACCGGGCCGTTTCGGCGGCTGGTTCGGCCGTGCAAAACGCAGCATCGATGCGTTGCCGATCCATCTGCCGGTGCATCTCGGCAGCGCCGGCACCACGCAAACCAAAGCCGCGCCGATGCGCGTGCTCGGCTTCGACCAAGCGCTGGTCTGGGTCACGATTGCCCTGCTCGCATGGGGCATGGTGATGGTCTATTCGGCGTCCATCGCGCTGCCCGACAACCCGCGCTTCATCCGCCAGGGTTACGGCCCCTACTTCTTTTTGACGCGCCACATCGCCTCGCTGATCGTCGCCTTCATCGCCGCATTGCTGACCTTCCAGATACCGATGAAGACCTGGGAGCGCGTTGCGCCCTGGCTGTTCGTCGTCTCGCTGCTGCTGCTGGTGGCGGTACTCATTCCGCACGTCGGCATCAGCGTCAACGGCGCGCGCCGCTGGTTGCCGCTGGGCTTCATGCGCTTCCAGCCGTCGGAGCTCGCCAAAGTCGCGATGGTCTTGTATGCCGCCAGCTACATGGTGCGCAAGATGGAAATCAAGGAGCGCTTCTTTCGCGCCGTGTTGCCGATGGGAATTGCAGTCGTGGTGGTCGGCATGCTGCTGCTGGCCGAGCCCGACATGGGCGCCTTCATGGTGATCGCCGTCATCGCGATGGGCATCCTGTTTCTGGGTGGCGTCAACGCACGCATGTTCTTCGTGATCGCCATGCTGGTGGTGGTGGCCTTCGCCTCGATCGTGGCGTCGAGTTCATGGCGCCGCGAGCGCATCTTCGCGTACCTCGACCCGTGGAGCGAGCACAACGCGCTCGGCAAGGGCTACCAGCTGTCGCATTCGCTGATCGCTATCGGCCGCGGCGAGATCTGGGGCGTCGGTCTGGGCGGCAGCGTCGAAAAACTGCACTGGTTGCCGGAAGCGCACACCGACTTCTTGCTGGCTGTCATCGGCGAAGAGTTCGGCCTGGTCGGCGTGCTGCTCGCCATCGGCCTCTTCTTGTGGCTGACGCGCCGAGTCATGCACATCGGCCGCCAGGCCATCGCGCTCGACCGCGTGTTCTCCGGCCTGGTCGCGCAGGGCATCGGCATCTGGATCGGGTTTCAGACTTTCATCAACATGGGCGTGAACCTGGGCGCATTGCCGACCAAGGGCCTCACGCTGCCGTTGATGAGCTTCGGTGGTTCGGCCATTCTGTTCAACCTGATCGCGCTGGCTGTGGTGCTGCGCATCGACTACGAGAACCGCGTGCTGATGCGCGGCGGTCGCGTATGA
- the murG gene encoding undecaprenyldiphospho-muramoylpentapeptide beta-N-acetylglucosaminyltransferase, which yields MSAVIHRTALVMAGGTGGHIFPGLAVAEALRTRGWNVHWLGAPGSMEEKLVPPRGFAFEPVQFGGVRGKGPLTLLLLPMRLLRALLQSIAVLRRVRPDVVVGLGGYITFPGGLMSVLLGKPLVLHEQNSVAGLVNKVLASVANRVFTAFPNVLKNATWIGNPLREAFLQQPAPAQRFAGRSGPLKLLVVGGSLGAKALNTIVPKALAMIAPAVRPTVVHQSGAKQIDELRANYAAAGVRGELTPFIEDTARAYADADLIVARAGASTVTEIAAVGAAALFVPFPSAVDDHQTTNAHFLVDAGGGWIVQQSELTPELLADLLQKTERATLVDKASRAKTMQKTEAVEAVVRACEELAAKRAEKKSLKKEARP from the coding sequence ATGAGCGCAGTCATCCATCGCACCGCGCTGGTGATGGCCGGCGGCACCGGAGGACACATCTTTCCGGGACTGGCCGTGGCCGAAGCCTTGCGCACGCGCGGCTGGAACGTGCATTGGCTCGGCGCGCCGGGCAGCATGGAAGAAAAGCTCGTGCCACCGCGCGGCTTCGCTTTCGAGCCGGTGCAGTTTGGCGGTGTCCGCGGCAAAGGTCCGCTCACCTTGCTGCTGTTGCCCATGCGCCTGTTGCGTGCCTTGCTGCAAAGTATCGCGGTGCTGCGCCGCGTGCGGCCCGACGTGGTGGTCGGCCTCGGTGGCTACATCACTTTCCCGGGCGGCCTGATGAGCGTGCTGCTCGGCAAGCCGCTGGTGCTGCACGAACAGAACTCGGTGGCTGGCCTCGTCAACAAGGTGCTGGCGAGCGTTGCCAACCGCGTTTTCACCGCGTTCCCCAATGTGTTGAAGAACGCGACGTGGATCGGCAACCCGCTGCGCGAGGCCTTCCTGCAGCAACCGGCGCCCGCCCAGCGTTTTGCCGGCCGCAGCGGGCCGCTCAAGTTGTTGGTGGTCGGCGGCAGCTTGGGCGCCAAGGCGCTCAACACCATCGTGCCGAAAGCGCTCGCAATGATCGCGCCGGCCGTTCGGCCGACCGTCGTACATCAGAGCGGCGCCAAACAGATAGACGAGCTGCGTGCCAACTACGCGGCCGCCGGCGTGCGGGGCGAACTCACACCCTTCATCGAAGACACCGCTCGTGCCTATGCCGATGCCGACCTCATCGTCGCGCGTGCCGGCGCTAGCACCGTGACTGAAATCGCGGCCGTCGGCGCAGCAGCGCTGTTCGTGCCTTTTCCTTCGGCGGTGGACGACCACCAGACCACCAACGCGCACTTTCTTGTCGACGCGGGCGGCGGCTGGATCGTTCAACAATCTGAACTGACCCCTGAATTGCTGGCCGACTTGCTACAAAAAACCGAACGCGCCACGCTGGTGGACAAAGCTTCGAGGGCGAAGACGATGCAGAAAACCGAGGCTGTCGAAGCAGTCGTGCGCGCCTGTGAAGAACTCGCCGCGAAGCGGGCGGAGAAGAAGTCTTTGAAGAAGGAGGCTCGCCCATGA
- the murC gene encoding UDP-N-acetylmuramate--L-alanine ligase, which yields MKHAIRHIHFVGVGGVGMSGIAEILLNLGYRISGSDLSDSATLKRLASLGITTFVGHDASNIAGADAVVTSTAVQADNAEVLAAREKRIPIVPRALMLAELMRLKQGIAIAGTHGKTTTTSLVASVLAAAGLDPTFVIGGRLNSAGANAKLGSGDYIVVEADESDASFLNLLPIMAVVTNIDADHMETYGHDFAKLKKAFVDFLHKMPFYGVAILCTDDEAVRTIVTEVSCPVTSYGFNEDAQVRGVNVRAVGGQMHFTAQRRNGITLPDLDIVLNLPGEHNVLNALSVIAVAVELNVPDEAVQRGLADFKGVGRRFQSYGDVPVQAVQGTHATGSFTVIDDYGHHPVEMAATIAAARGAFPGRRLMLAFQPHRYTRTRDCFEDFVKVIGQADAVLLGEVYAAGEQPIVAADGRSMARALRVAGKVEPVFVDDILAMPRAILDNAREGDVVICMGAGSIGAVPGKVVELGGGAAGAVPAKDERFTREGRAL from the coding sequence ATGAAGCACGCCATTCGTCACATCCATTTCGTCGGTGTCGGCGGTGTCGGCATGAGCGGCATCGCAGAGATATTGCTGAACCTCGGCTACCGCATTTCGGGCTCCGACCTGTCCGACAGCGCCACGCTCAAGCGGCTGGCGAGCCTCGGCATCACGACCTTCGTCGGGCACGACGCGTCGAACATCGCCGGCGCCGATGCGGTGGTCACGTCGACCGCCGTGCAGGCCGACAACGCCGAAGTGCTGGCCGCGCGCGAGAAGCGCATTCCGATCGTGCCGCGTGCTTTGATGCTGGCCGAGCTGATGCGCCTGAAGCAGGGCATCGCCATCGCCGGCACGCATGGCAAGACGACAACGACGAGCCTGGTCGCGAGCGTGCTCGCCGCCGCGGGGCTCGACCCGACCTTCGTCATCGGCGGTCGCTTGAACAGCGCGGGCGCCAACGCCAAGCTCGGGAGCGGCGACTACATCGTGGTCGAGGCCGACGAGTCGGACGCTTCGTTTCTGAACTTGCTGCCGATCATGGCGGTGGTCACGAACATCGACGCCGACCACATGGAGACCTACGGGCACGATTTCGCGAAGCTGAAAAAAGCCTTTGTCGATTTCCTGCACAAGATGCCGTTCTACGGCGTTGCCATCCTCTGCACCGACGACGAAGCGGTGCGCACCATCGTGACCGAGGTGTCGTGCCCGGTGACCAGCTACGGCTTCAACGAAGACGCGCAAGTGCGCGGTGTGAACGTGCGTGCCGTCGGCGGCCAGATGCACTTCACCGCGCAGCGCCGCAACGGCATCACGCTGCCGGACCTGGACATCGTGCTGAACCTGCCGGGCGAGCACAACGTGCTGAACGCGTTGTCTGTCATCGCGGTCGCGGTCGAGCTCAACGTGCCAGACGAAGCGGTGCAGCGCGGCCTGGCCGACTTCAAGGGCGTGGGCCGCCGCTTCCAGAGCTACGGCGATGTGCCGGTGCAGGCCGTGCAAGGCACGCACGCCACCGGCAGCTTTACCGTCATCGACGACTACGGGCACCACCCGGTCGAGATGGCCGCGACCATCGCCGCGGCGCGCGGTGCCTTCCCCGGCCGCCGGTTGATGCTGGCGTTTCAGCCACATCGCTACACCCGCACGCGCGATTGCTTCGAAGACTTCGTCAAAGTCATCGGCCAGGCCGATGCCGTGTTGCTCGGCGAGGTCTATGCCGCGGGCGAACAGCCCATCGTCGCCGCGGACGGTCGCTCGATGGCACGTGCACTGCGGGTTGCCGGCAAGGTCGAGCCGGTGTTCGTCGACGACATCCTCGCGATGCCGCGAGCCATTCTGGACAATGCGCGCGAAGGCGATGTCGTGATCTGCATGGGAGCCGGATCGATCGGCGCGGTGCCGGGCAAGGTTGTCGAACTCGGCGGTGGCGCAGCGGGTGCCGTGCCGGCCAAAGACGAGCGCTTCACGCGCGAAGGACGGGCGCTATGA
- a CDS encoding D-alanine--D-alanine ligase, which yields MNLFHEPAAFGKVAVLFGGTSAEREISNLSGAGVLQALQSRGVDAHAFDPSVRELVALKHEGFARCFIALHGRHGEDGTVQGALELLGIPYTGSGVMASSVAMDKVMTKRIWQADGLPTPKYVRLAFDQQSREQIRAVPDVLGLPLIVKPPREGSSIGVTKVRGYSEMQDAVSLSAKYDTDVLCEEFIEGEEVTCALLGHGLDAEALPVVRIAAPEGAYDYQNKYFTDDVKYHCPSGLPEAEERHVQQIALAAYRTLGCRGWGRADVMIRASDRKAFLLEMNTSPGMTTHSLVPMSARAAGIDYPDLCLRILASASLDSKGVH from the coding sequence ATGAACCTCTTTCACGAACCGGCTGCTTTCGGCAAGGTCGCCGTGCTCTTCGGCGGCACCTCGGCCGAGCGCGAGATCTCGAACTTGTCGGGCGCCGGCGTGTTGCAGGCGCTGCAATCGCGCGGGGTCGATGCGCACGCGTTCGATCCGTCGGTGCGTGAGCTGGTCGCGCTCAAGCACGAAGGCTTCGCGCGCTGCTTCATCGCGCTGCACGGTCGCCATGGAGAAGACGGCACGGTGCAGGGCGCGCTGGAACTGCTCGGCATTCCGTACACGGGCTCGGGCGTGATGGCTTCGAGCGTGGCGATGGACAAGGTCATGACCAAGCGCATCTGGCAAGCCGATGGCCTGCCGACGCCCAAGTACGTACGGCTGGCGTTCGATCAGCAAAGCCGCGAGCAGATTCGCGCCGTGCCCGATGTGTTGGGCCTGCCGCTCATCGTCAAGCCGCCACGCGAAGGCTCGTCCATCGGCGTGACCAAGGTCAGGGGTTATTCGGAAATGCAGGACGCGGTGTCGTTGTCCGCGAAGTACGACACCGATGTGCTGTGCGAGGAATTCATCGAGGGCGAAGAAGTGACCTGCGCGTTGCTCGGCCATGGCCTCGATGCGGAAGCGTTGCCGGTGGTGCGCATCGCCGCACCCGAAGGCGCCTACGACTACCAGAACAAGTACTTCACCGACGATGTCAAGTACCACTGCCCGAGCGGCCTGCCCGAAGCCGAAGAGCGCCACGTTCAGCAGATCGCGCTGGCGGCTTACCGCACGCTCGGGTGCCGCGGCTGGGGCCGTGCCGACGTGATGATTCGCGCCAGCGACCGCAAGGCGTTTCTGCTGGAGATGAATACGTCGCCCGGCATGACCACGCATTCGCTGGTGCCGATGTCGGCGCGCGCCGCAGGCATCGACTACCCCGACTTGTGCCTGCGCATCCTGGCGTCGGCTTCGCTCGATTCGAAGGGAGTGCATTGA
- a CDS encoding cell division protein FtsQ/DivIB, giving the protein MADALPVPFDVKIMNITATLMFALVAVMLLAAGAWWVLRQPFFPIAAIKVDGEVTHNNAITLRANVAPQLAGNFFTVDLAKARTAFESVPWVRKAVVRREFPDKLRATLTEQVPVAHWGEEADSKLVNGFGEVFEANVAEVDDSLPRLQGPGDKAGPVLGMYRVLEPLFAPYDLVIDELALSSRGSWEATLDTGAVIELGRGQSEEVAARTQRFLKTVTQVAGQYGRSLSSVESADLRHNDAYALRLRGVTTGAPEPKPAAAAKPTAKPAAKPSVKPAPKKN; this is encoded by the coding sequence ATGGCAGATGCGCTCCCCGTGCCGTTCGACGTCAAGATCATGAACATCACCGCGACGCTCATGTTCGCGCTGGTGGCCGTCATGTTGCTGGCGGCGGGCGCGTGGTGGGTGCTGCGTCAGCCGTTCTTCCCGATCGCGGCGATCAAGGTCGACGGCGAGGTGACGCACAACAACGCCATCACGCTGCGCGCCAACGTCGCGCCGCAACTGGCGGGCAACTTCTTCACCGTCGATCTGGCCAAGGCCCGGACGGCATTCGAGTCGGTGCCATGGGTCCGCAAGGCGGTGGTGCGGCGCGAGTTCCCCGACAAGCTGCGTGCCACGTTGACCGAACAAGTGCCGGTCGCGCACTGGGGCGAAGAAGCCGATTCGAAACTGGTCAACGGCTTCGGCGAGGTGTTCGAAGCCAACGTCGCCGAGGTCGACGATTCGCTGCCGCGCCTGCAAGGGCCCGGCGACAAGGCCGGCCCTGTCCTCGGGATGTACCGCGTACTCGAGCCGCTGTTCGCGCCCTACGACCTGGTCATCGACGAGCTCGCGCTGTCGAGCCGTGGCAGCTGGGAAGCCACGCTCGACACCGGCGCCGTGATCGAACTCGGCCGCGGCCAGAGCGAGGAAGTGGCGGCACGGACCCAGCGGTTCTTGAAGACCGTGACGCAGGTCGCGGGCCAGTACGGCCGCTCGCTCTCTTCTGTCGAGAGTGCCGACCTGCGACACAACGATGCTTACGCGCTGCGCTTGCGCGGCGTCACCACGGGCGCGCCCGAACCGAAGCCTGCTGCAGCGGCCAAGCCAACGGCCAAACCTGCAGCCAAGCCTTCGGTCAAGCCGGCCCCCAAGAAGAATTAA
- the ftsA gene encoding cell division protein FtsA — protein MPKEYKDLVVGLDIGTAKVMVVVAEVLPGGELKLAGLGVAPSNGLKRGVVVNIDATVQSIQQALKEAELMADCKITRVYTGITGSHIRGINSSGMVAVKDKEVTPADVARVVETARAINISSDQRLLLVEPQEFVIDGQDVKEPIGMSGMRLEAKVHIVTGAQSAAENIIKCVRRCGLEVDQLMLNPLASSQAVLTEDERELGVCLVDIGAGTTDVAIFTNGAIRHTAVIPIAGDLITSDIAMALRTPTKDAEDIKVENGYAKQLLADPDTQVEVPGLGDRGPRMLSKQALAGVIEPRIEEIFQLVQQVIRESGYEEVLSSGIVLTGGSAVMPGMVELGEDIFLKPVRRGIPKYSSALSDMVAQPRAATVMGLLEEARFARMRGFKVAQKNGSVKTAFGRFKDFIVGNF, from the coding sequence ATGCCCAAAGAATACAAAGACCTCGTCGTCGGACTCGACATCGGCACTGCCAAGGTGATGGTGGTGGTGGCCGAAGTGCTGCCGGGGGGCGAGCTCAAGCTGGCCGGGCTCGGCGTCGCGCCCAGCAACGGCCTGAAGCGCGGCGTGGTCGTCAACATCGACGCCACGGTGCAGAGCATCCAGCAGGCGCTGAAAGAGGCCGAGCTGATGGCCGACTGCAAGATCACCCGGGTCTATACCGGCATCACCGGCAGTCACATCCGCGGCATCAACTCCAGCGGCATGGTGGCGGTCAAGGACAAGGAAGTAACGCCCGCCGACGTCGCCCGCGTGGTCGAGACGGCACGTGCGATCAACATCTCCAGCGACCAGCGGCTGCTGCTGGTCGAGCCGCAGGAATTCGTGATCGACGGCCAGGATGTGAAGGAGCCGATCGGCATGAGCGGCATGCGGCTCGAAGCCAAGGTGCACATCGTGACCGGTGCCCAGAGTGCGGCCGAGAACATCATCAAGTGCGTGCGCCGCTGTGGCCTGGAAGTCGACCAGCTCATGCTGAATCCACTGGCCTCGAGCCAGGCGGTACTGACCGAAGACGAGCGCGAACTGGGCGTGTGCCTGGTCGACATCGGCGCCGGGACGACCGACGTCGCGATCTTCACCAACGGCGCGATCCGTCACACCGCGGTGATCCCGATCGCCGGCGACCTGATCACCAGCGACATCGCGATGGCGCTACGTACCCCGACGAAGGACGCGGAGGACATCAAGGTCGAGAACGGCTACGCCAAGCAACTGCTGGCCGACCCGGACACGCAAGTCGAGGTACCCGGCCTGGGCGACCGCGGCCCGCGCATGTTGAGCAAGCAGGCGCTGGCCGGCGTGATCGAGCCGCGTATTGAAGAGATCTTTCAGCTGGTGCAGCAGGTGATCCGTGAATCCGGCTACGAAGAAGTGCTGTCGTCGGGCATCGTGCTCACCGGCGGTAGCGCAGTCATGCCCGGCATGGTCGAACTCGGCGAAGACATTTTCCTGAAGCCAGTCCGGCGCGGCATTCCGAAGTACTCGAGTGCGCTGTCGGACATGGTCGCTCAGCCGCGCGCCGCAACCGTCATGGGTCTGCTCGAAGAAGCCCGCTTCGCACGCATGCGGGGCTTCAAGGTGGCGCAAAAGAACGGTTCGGTAAAAACTGCTTTCGGACGTTTCAAAGACTTCATCGTGGGGAACTTCTGA
- the ftsZ gene encoding cell division protein FtsZ, with amino-acid sequence MAIEMIEVEEFNQGTQIKVIGVGGGGGNAVAHMMERGVQGVQFVCANTDAQALTRSNAHKIIQLGTSGLGAGSKPDRGREAAEAAVDDIRAAIDGAHMLFITAGMGGGTGTGAAPVIARIAKEMGILTVGVVTKPFDWEGGRRMTNADAGLAELEANVDSLIVVLNEKLLDVLGDDITQDEAFAHANDVLKNAVGGISEIINEYGGVNVDFEDVRTVMGEPGKAMMGTAAAAGPDRARIAAEQAVACPLLEGIDLSGAKGVLVLVTASKGSLKLNESKLAMNTIRAYASPDAHVIYGAAYDETLGDEMRVTVVATGLSRQDARRQAPTLEVIRTGMGTGTDGPFNVPTLGGMGQTGAHGKPNYEGMAVPSVWRTNRTMAAAKVDALSSGGMDDFEIPAFLRRQAD; translated from the coding sequence ATGGCCATCGAAATGATCGAAGTCGAAGAATTCAACCAGGGCACGCAGATCAAGGTGATCGGTGTCGGCGGCGGCGGCGGCAACGCGGTCGCCCACATGATGGAGCGCGGCGTTCAGGGTGTGCAGTTCGTCTGCGCCAACACCGACGCGCAGGCGCTCACGCGCAGCAACGCGCACAAGATCATCCAGCTCGGCACCAGCGGCCTCGGCGCCGGCAGCAAGCCCGACCGGGGCCGTGAAGCCGCCGAAGCCGCGGTGGACGACATCCGCGCGGCCATCGACGGCGCGCACATGCTCTTCATCACCGCCGGCATGGGCGGCGGCACGGGCACCGGCGCGGCGCCCGTGATCGCGCGCATTGCCAAGGAGATGGGCATCTTGACCGTCGGCGTGGTCACCAAGCCCTTCGACTGGGAAGGCGGTCGCCGCATGACCAACGCCGATGCCGGCCTGGCCGAGCTCGAAGCCAATGTCGATTCGTTGATCGTCGTGCTGAACGAAAAGCTGCTGGATGTGCTGGGCGACGACATCACGCAGGACGAAGCCTTCGCGCACGCCAACGACGTGCTGAAGAACGCCGTCGGCGGCATCTCGGAAATCATCAACGAGTACGGCGGCGTCAACGTCGACTTCGAAGACGTGCGCACCGTGATGGGCGAACCGGGCAAGGCCATGATGGGCACCGCTGCGGCGGCCGGCCCGGACCGTGCGCGCATCGCAGCCGAGCAGGCCGTTGCTTGCCCGTTGCTCGAAGGCATCGACCTGTCGGGCGCCAAGGGCGTGCTGGTTCTTGTGACGGCATCCAAGGGCTCGCTCAAGCTGAACGAATCGAAGCTCGCGATGAACACCATCCGCGCCTACGCCTCGCCGGATGCGCACGTGATCTACGGCGCGGCGTACGACGAAACGCTGGGCGACGAAATGCGCGTGACCGTGGTCGCCACCGGCCTGTCGCGGCAAGACGCGCGCCGTCAGGCGCCGACGCTGGAGGTCATCCGCACCGGCATGGGCACGGGCACCGATGGTCCTTTCAACGTGCCGACGCTGGGTGGCATGGGCCAGACCGGCGCGCACGGCAAGCCCAACTACGAAGGCATGGCCGTGCCGAGCGTGTGGCGCACCAACCGCACCATGGCCGCGGCCAAGGTCGATGCGTTGTCTTCGGGCGGCATGGACGACTTCGAAATCCCCGCTTTCCTCCGCCGCCAGGCGGATTGA